One segment of Streptomyces sp. YIM 121038 DNA contains the following:
- a CDS encoding PHP domain-containing protein: protein MEPVEALNRIAFLLERVHAPTYRVRAFRTAAAAVAALPAQELAERVRTHTLEALKGIGPKTGTVVREALDGQVPGYLARLEEEAEQPLVTGGAELRSLLRGDCHLHSDWSDGGSPIEEMGRAAADLGHEWAVLTDHSPRLTIACGLSPERLREQLRVVAALNETWAPFRLLTGIECDILEDGGLDQEPELLARLDVVVVSVHSKLRMDAAAMTRRMVEAVRNPHADVLGHCTGRLVTGCGRPESAFDADAVFAACAESGTAVEINSRPERKDPPRRLLRRAVDAGVLFAIDTDAHAPGQLDWQIIGCARAEECGVPAERTVTTWNAEDLLAWTSRSGRGPA from the coding sequence GTGGAGCCCGTCGAGGCACTGAACCGCATCGCCTTCCTCCTCGAACGCGTCCACGCGCCCACCTACCGGGTACGCGCCTTCCGCACCGCCGCGGCCGCCGTCGCCGCCCTGCCGGCCCAGGAGCTCGCCGAGCGGGTCCGGACGCACACCCTGGAAGCCCTCAAGGGCATCGGGCCCAAGACGGGCACGGTGGTGCGCGAGGCACTCGACGGCCAGGTGCCCGGCTACCTCGCCCGCCTGGAGGAGGAGGCCGAACAGCCCCTGGTGACCGGCGGCGCCGAGCTGCGGTCCCTGCTGCGCGGCGACTGCCATCTGCACTCCGACTGGTCCGACGGCGGCAGCCCCATCGAGGAGATGGGCCGGGCCGCGGCCGACCTCGGCCACGAGTGGGCCGTCCTGACCGACCACTCGCCCCGCCTGACCATCGCCTGCGGCCTCTCGCCGGAGCGGCTGCGCGAACAGCTGCGGGTGGTCGCCGCGCTCAACGAGACGTGGGCCCCGTTCCGCCTGCTCACCGGCATCGAGTGCGACATCCTGGAGGACGGCGGCCTCGACCAGGAGCCCGAGCTCCTCGCCCGGCTCGACGTCGTGGTCGTCTCCGTCCACTCCAAGCTGCGCATGGACGCGGCGGCCATGACCCGCCGCATGGTCGAGGCCGTGCGCAATCCGCACGCGGACGTCCTCGGACACTGCACCGGCCGCCTCGTCACCGGCTGCGGCCGCCCCGAGTCCGCCTTCGACGCCGACGCGGTCTTCGCCGCCTGCGCCGAGTCCGGCACGGCCGTGGAGATCAACAGCAGGCCCGAGCGCAAGGACCCGCCCCGGCGGCTGCTGCGCCGCGCGGTCGACGCCGGGGTCCTGTTCGCCATCGACACCGACGCGCACGCGCCCGGCCAGCTCGACTGGCAGATCATCGGCTGCGCCCGCGCCGAGGAGTGCGGGGTACCGGCCGAGCGCACCGTCACCACCTGGAACGCCGAGGACCTGCTCGCGTGGACGAGCAGGTCCGGGCGGGGTCCGGCCTGA
- a CDS encoding radical SAM protein — MSRCSGPEVIVWDTTYACPLRCSHCYSESGRRPSRQLGPEAMLRVADALASLGPRVVALSGGEPLVVRGVFEVAQRLRAAGVKLSINTSGWVMNRALAERLADHFDEVIVSLDGATSEVHDRIRGREGSFERVLAALTLLDEVAAERSTADRGRLCFGVDCVVIRSNFGQLEDIAGDIAHRFPRLTTLGFNAAVPEGLASRPEFGVHELLDDDQVARLTSTAFRSRLRELAPSSVAVFTTDNLNLVMKPERVAEGTDTKVMQVEPDGLVRGIPVYEGTVGSLLEEPAAVLWERTLARLRDPFVVETLSAVESMGTWAQAVRRMDRRFGSADDIARIDQRSVRTRPPEFVTATVARP, encoded by the coding sequence ATGAGTCGTTGTTCCGGTCCGGAAGTCATCGTCTGGGACACCACGTACGCCTGCCCCTTGCGTTGCTCGCACTGCTATTCGGAATCGGGGAGACGGCCTTCGCGGCAGCTCGGCCCGGAGGCCATGCTGCGGGTCGCCGACGCGCTGGCGTCGCTCGGCCCCCGGGTCGTGGCCCTGTCCGGAGGCGAACCGCTCGTCGTCCGGGGGGTGTTCGAGGTCGCGCAGCGGCTGCGCGCCGCCGGGGTGAAGCTGTCGATCAACACCAGCGGATGGGTGATGAACCGGGCCCTCGCCGAGCGGCTCGCCGACCACTTCGACGAGGTGATCGTGAGCCTGGACGGAGCGACGTCCGAGGTGCACGACCGCATCCGGGGGCGCGAGGGCTCCTTCGAGCGGGTGCTCGCGGCCCTCACCCTGCTCGACGAGGTGGCCGCCGAGCGGAGCACGGCCGACCGGGGGCGGCTGTGCTTCGGCGTCGACTGCGTGGTGATCCGCAGCAACTTCGGCCAGCTGGAGGACATCGCGGGCGACATCGCCCACCGCTTCCCGCGCCTGACCACGCTGGGGTTCAACGCCGCCGTGCCGGAGGGCCTCGCAAGCCGCCCCGAGTTCGGCGTCCACGAACTCCTCGACGACGACCAGGTCGCCCGGCTCACGAGCACCGCGTTCCGCTCCCGCCTGCGCGAGCTGGCGCCGTCGTCGGTGGCCGTCTTCACCACCGACAACCTCAATCTGGTGATGAAGCCGGAGCGGGTCGCGGAGGGCACCGACACCAAGGTCATGCAGGTGGAGCCGGACGGCCTGGTGCGGGGGATCCCCGTGTACGAGGGGACGGTCGGCAGCCTCCTGGAGGAGCCCGCGGCGGTGCTGTGGGAGCGCACTCTGGCCCGGCTGCGGGACCCCTTCGTCGTGGAGACGCTGTCCGCCGTGGAGTCGATGGGGACGTGGGCACAGGCCGTGCGGCGGATGGACCGCCGCTTCGGTTCCGCCGACGACATCGCGCGCATCGACCAGCGCTCGGTGCGGACGCGCCCTCCGGAGTTCGTCACGGCGACCGTCGCGCGGCCGTAG
- a CDS encoding Lrp/AsnC family transcriptional regulator encodes MDALDRKILTELQQDGRLTVTELAARVQLSVSPCHRRVRDLEKSGAIRGYRAVVDPPALGLNFEALVFVTLRWEDSDTVTAFEEGVADVPHVIQAQRLFGEPDYLLRVATADLAAYQQLYDQRLATLPGVQRLTSTLVMKHVVDDRPLPQ; translated from the coding sequence ATGGATGCCCTGGACCGGAAGATTCTCACCGAGCTGCAGCAGGACGGCAGGCTGACGGTGACGGAGCTGGCCGCTCGCGTGCAGCTGAGCGTCTCGCCCTGCCACCGGCGCGTGCGCGACCTGGAGAAGTCCGGGGCGATCCGCGGCTATCGCGCCGTGGTCGACCCGCCCGCGCTCGGCCTGAACTTCGAAGCCCTGGTGTTCGTCACCCTGCGCTGGGAGGACAGCGACACGGTCACCGCGTTCGAGGAGGGCGTGGCCGACGTCCCCCATGTCATCCAGGCCCAGCGCCTGTTCGGGGAACCCGACTATCTGCTGCGCGTCGCCACCGCCGATCTGGCCGCCTACCAACAGCTGTACGACCAGCGGCTCGCCACCCTGCCGGGCGTCCAGCGCCTGACCTCCACCCTCGTGATGAAGCACGTGGTCGACGACCGCCCGCTGCCGCAGTAG
- a CDS encoding LysE family translocator, whose product METGTLAAFLAVDLLLVCTPGADWAYAISAGLRERSVVPAVAGLVAGYAGYTLLAVAGLVVIVASSGALLTALTVLGAAYLIWLGRGVLARPASPQAATEALAESRWQIAWKGVGTSGLNPKALLLYFSLFPQFIHPGAGWPVAVQSGLLGTLHMASCAVVYLGVGVLAGAVLKARPAAARVVTRVSGAMMIGIGGFLLVERLGGQFVG is encoded by the coding sequence ATGGAAACGGGCACGTTGGCGGCGTTCCTGGCGGTCGACCTGCTGCTGGTCTGCACACCCGGCGCGGACTGGGCGTACGCGATCTCGGCGGGGCTGCGCGAGCGGTCGGTGGTCCCGGCGGTGGCCGGTCTGGTGGCCGGGTACGCCGGGTACACACTGCTCGCGGTGGCGGGCCTCGTCGTGATCGTCGCGAGCTCCGGGGCGCTGCTCACGGCGCTGACCGTCCTCGGCGCCGCGTATCTGATCTGGCTCGGCCGGGGCGTCCTGGCCCGTCCGGCGAGTCCGCAGGCGGCCACCGAGGCCCTGGCGGAGTCCCGCTGGCAGATCGCGTGGAAGGGGGTCGGCACCAGTGGCCTCAACCCCAAGGCGCTGCTGCTGTACTTCTCGCTGTTCCCGCAGTTCATCCACCCGGGCGCGGGCTGGCCCGTCGCGGTCCAGAGCGGGCTGCTCGGCACGCTGCACATGGCCAGTTGCGCGGTGGTCTACCTCGGGGTCGGCGTCCTGGCGGGGGCCGTGCTGAAGGCCCGGCCCGCGGCGGCCCGGGTGGTCACCCGGGTCAGCGGCGCGATGATGATCGGCATTGGCGGGTTCCTCCTGGTGGAGCGCCTCGGGGGGCAGTTCGTCGGGTGA
- a CDS encoding response regulator transcription factor gives MPEPSGTAPLRVVIAEDHYLVREGTRRLLEDTGEVDVLAAVGTATELLDAVARLLPDVVIADIRMPPGHHTEGITAAHAIRAAHPGIGVVVLSQHANENYAFDLFRRGTDGLAYLLKERIGEVDELLRALREVTAGRSVVDPRIVEVLIGSHARAADAPLSHLTRRELDVLRQMAEGKTNRAIADSLTLSESTIEKHVNSTFAKLGLAEIPQLHRRVSAVLAYLRHTPAGPG, from the coding sequence GTGCCTGAGCCCTCGGGCACCGCCCCGCTGCGCGTCGTCATCGCCGAGGACCACTACCTGGTGCGCGAGGGCACCCGGCGGCTCCTGGAGGACACCGGCGAGGTGGACGTCCTCGCCGCCGTCGGCACCGCCACCGAGCTCCTCGACGCGGTCGCGCGGCTGCTGCCGGACGTCGTCATCGCCGACATCCGCATGCCGCCCGGCCACCACACCGAGGGCATCACCGCCGCCCACGCCATCCGCGCCGCCCACCCCGGCATCGGCGTCGTCGTCCTGTCCCAGCACGCCAACGAGAACTACGCCTTCGACCTCTTCCGGCGCGGCACCGACGGCCTCGCCTACCTCCTCAAGGAGCGCATCGGCGAGGTCGACGAGCTCCTGCGCGCCCTGCGGGAGGTGACCGCCGGGCGCTCCGTCGTCGACCCCCGCATCGTGGAGGTCCTCATAGGGAGCCACGCGCGGGCCGCCGACGCCCCCCTGTCGCACCTCACCCGCAGGGAGCTCGACGTCCTGCGGCAGATGGCGGAGGGCAAGACCAACCGGGCGATCGCGGACTCCCTGACGCTCTCCGAGTCGACCATCGAGAAGCACGTGAACTCCACCTTCGCCAAGCTCGGCCTCGCGGAGATACCGCAGCTGCACCGCCGGGTCAGCGCCGTCCTCGCGTATCTGCGCCACACCCCGGCGGGCCCCGGCTGA
- a CDS encoding AraC family transcriptional regulator — translation MTEEGEHARLWAAPGSAQVELLSARFERFAFDRHSHEELSVGVIEEGAEGLHLAGGKVVVPAGQLVILNPGQVHTGFAAEESGWRYRMFYFDTAMVDELAEEHLGVRDVWFARTAVPDPELFAALRRVHREQEHAHDPLTAESLLLGALTTVLRRHASTGRTAAAGPRRDPRRGPDLARQLLHDRWAEPVTVAELSAVADMPRASLIAAFRQAYGLPPHAYLLRLRANRARRLLLTGRRPAEVAAVTGFADQAHLTRVCKRYFGVTPGAIRP, via the coding sequence ATGACTGAGGAAGGCGAACACGCACGGCTCTGGGCCGCGCCCGGCAGCGCGCAGGTCGAGCTGCTGTCCGCGCGGTTCGAGCGCTTCGCCTTCGACCGGCACAGCCACGAGGAGCTGTCCGTCGGCGTCATCGAGGAGGGCGCGGAGGGGCTGCACCTGGCCGGGGGCAAGGTCGTGGTCCCCGCGGGGCAGCTGGTGATCCTCAACCCCGGGCAGGTGCACACCGGTTTCGCCGCCGAGGAGTCCGGCTGGCGGTACCGCATGTTCTACTTCGACACCGCCATGGTCGACGAACTGGCCGAGGAACACCTGGGCGTTCGGGACGTCTGGTTCGCGCGGACGGCCGTGCCCGACCCCGAGCTGTTCGCCGCACTGCGCCGCGTGCACCGCGAACAGGAGCACGCCCACGACCCCCTCACCGCCGAGTCACTGCTGCTCGGCGCGCTGACCACGGTGCTGCGCCGGCACGCGAGCACCGGCCGGACGGCAGCCGCCGGGCCCCGGCGGGACCCGCGCCGGGGCCCGGACCTGGCGCGGCAGCTGCTCCACGACCGCTGGGCCGAGCCCGTCACGGTCGCGGAGCTGAGCGCTGTCGCGGACATGCCGCGCGCCTCCCTCATCGCCGCCTTCCGGCAGGCGTACGGGCTGCCCCCGCACGCCTACCTGCTGCGGCTGCGCGCCAACCGTGCCCGCCGTCTCCTCCTGACCGGGCGGCGCCCCGCCGAGGTGGCCGCCGTCACCGGCTTCGCCGACCAGGCCCATCTGACCCGCGTCTGCAAGCGCTACTTCGGCGTGACGCCGGGGGCCATCCGGCCCTGA
- a CDS encoding L-lactate permease, producing the protein MAVSPLVVVLGMITGLRRAAHWAAVVGAVLAALLIWWLPDFALPGDAAGATAGGAALLVLNAAAVMLPGVYLSQVLTRRAVHGALQEWVRGLPLPGPATIALVVAGIAPTVEALTGFGVSLLVTVPVLLALAPPATALRQAMLGMNIMPWGTLGLATVIGAALTGTGTADLGTATAVTSALVFPLVTAWAALLARPRRRFRTAVVAAGAGGLLALGLLALNRLGAVQPAGVLAGLVTTGAGLALCAARRGRTGSGAAGRLLPPRAVLSAYGLVLGGIALTRVAKAWGVPPLALHAGDVSFALLSSPGLPLLAAALILDRGRPHRRDARTAMTRVGRPLLALTGFVALGRLMADSGMIGELGGAVAGAPPLVIALAAPALGMLSGFLTGSNVGGNALMMPLQERLAPDGAGLDTWFAALQNSAAGHTVFTSLPMIMLILAVAGDRARSAGVTERGLLRFGLRVAAAVYAALALTAVAVVVIGGAA; encoded by the coding sequence ATGGCGGTGTCCCCGCTGGTCGTGGTCCTGGGGATGATCACGGGACTGCGTCGGGCGGCGCACTGGGCGGCGGTCGTGGGGGCGGTCCTCGCGGCCCTGTTGATCTGGTGGCTGCCGGACTTCGCGCTGCCGGGCGACGCGGCGGGCGCGACCGCGGGAGGGGCGGCGCTGCTGGTGCTCAACGCCGCGGCGGTGATGCTCCCGGGCGTCTATCTGAGTCAGGTGCTCACCCGCCGCGCGGTGCACGGGGCGTTGCAGGAGTGGGTGCGCGGCCTGCCGCTGCCGGGGCCCGCGACGATCGCCCTCGTGGTGGCGGGCATCGCCCCCACGGTGGAGGCCCTCACCGGCTTCGGCGTCTCGCTGCTCGTCACCGTGCCGGTGCTGCTCGCCCTCGCGCCGCCCGCGACCGCCCTGCGGCAGGCCATGCTCGGCATGAACATCATGCCGTGGGGCACCCTCGGCCTCGCCACCGTCATCGGCGCCGCCCTCACCGGCACCGGCACGGCCGACCTCGGCACCGCCACAGCGGTCACGAGCGCCCTGGTCTTCCCCCTGGTGACCGCGTGGGCCGCGCTGCTCGCCCGGCCGCGCCGACGGTTCCGCACCGCCGTGGTGGCCGCGGGCGCCGGCGGGCTGCTCGCGCTCGGGCTGCTCGCCCTGAACCGCCTCGGCGCGGTCCAGCCCGCGGGCGTCCTCGCCGGGCTCGTGACCACCGGCGCCGGGCTCGCGCTGTGCGCCGCCCGCCGCGGGCGGACCGGCTCCGGCGCCGCCGGTCGGCTGCTGCCACCGCGCGCGGTCCTGTCCGCGTACGGCCTGGTCCTCGGCGGCATCGCCCTGACGCGCGTCGCCAAGGCCTGGGGCGTGCCTCCCCTCGCCCTGCACGCGGGCGACGTGAGCTTCGCGCTGCTGAGCTCGCCGGGCCTGCCGCTGCTGGCCGCGGCCCTGATCCTGGACCGGGGCCGCCCGCACCGCCGGGACGCGCGCACCGCGATGACCCGCGTCGGCAGGCCGCTGCTCGCCCTGACCGGGTTCGTCGCCCTGGGGCGGCTGATGGCGGACAGCGGCATGATCGGGGAGCTGGGCGGCGCCGTCGCCGGGGCGCCGCCACTGGTCATCGCCCTGGCCGCACCCGCGCTCGGCATGCTCAGCGGCTTCCTGACCGGCTCGAACGTCGGCGGCAACGCGCTGATGATGCCGCTCCAGGAGCGCCTCGCCCCGGACGGCGCGGGCCTCGACACCTGGTTCGCCGCCCTGCAGAACAGCGCGGCGGGGCACACCGTCTTCACCTCGCTCCCCATGATCATGCTGATCCTGGCGGTGGCCGGTGACCGGGCCAGGTCCGCGGGTGTCACCGAACGCGGCCTGCTGCGCTTCGGCCTGCGGGTGGCCGCCGCGGTGTACGCCGCCCTGGCCCTGACGGCGGTCGCCGTGGTGGTCATCGGCGGAGCCGCCTGA
- a CDS encoding NADP-dependent succinic semialdehyde dehydrogenase yields MPIATVNPATGWTELTFEPLSGQEIEARLSRAAAAFDRYRTTGFADRADLLRRAADLLDEDTPDIALTMTSEMGKPVKAARAEAAKCAKTMRWYADRAEALLADERPDDGDVRDSGASRAFVRYRPLGVVLAVMPWNFPLWQVVRFAAPALMAGNVGLLKHASNVPQTALYLEDLFLRAGFDEGCFQTLLVGSDAIEGILRDPRVAAATLTGSEGAGRSVAAIAGDEIKKTVLELGGSDPYVVLPSADVDAAATTAVTARTQNAGQSCIAAKRFIVHTDVYDAFLERFTAGMRALTVGDPTDESTDVGPLASAQGRDDLEELVDDAVRRGATAVCGGGRPKGLDRGFYYEPTVLVGITPEMRVHREETFGPVATVYRVADLEEAIAVANDTPFGLSSNAWTTDPAEQERLVRDLRAGGVYFNGMTASHPAFPFGGVKRSGYGRELSGHGIKEFCNATTVWHGA; encoded by the coding sequence ATGCCCATCGCAACGGTCAACCCGGCGACCGGCTGGACCGAGCTGACCTTCGAGCCCCTGAGCGGCCAGGAGATCGAGGCACGGCTGAGCCGCGCCGCCGCGGCCTTCGACCGCTACCGCACCACCGGCTTCGCCGACCGCGCGGACCTGCTGCGCCGCGCCGCCGACCTCCTCGACGAGGACACGCCCGACATCGCGCTCACCATGACCTCCGAGATGGGCAAACCGGTGAAGGCGGCCCGCGCGGAGGCCGCCAAGTGCGCCAAGACCATGCGCTGGTACGCCGACCGCGCCGAGGCCCTGCTCGCCGACGAGCGGCCCGACGACGGCGACGTACGCGACTCCGGCGCGTCCCGCGCCTTTGTCCGCTACCGCCCCCTGGGCGTGGTCCTGGCCGTGATGCCGTGGAACTTCCCGCTGTGGCAGGTGGTGCGGTTCGCCGCGCCCGCCCTGATGGCGGGCAACGTGGGGCTGCTCAAACACGCGTCGAACGTGCCGCAGACCGCCCTGTACCTGGAGGACCTCTTCCTCCGCGCGGGCTTCGACGAAGGCTGCTTCCAGACGCTGCTCGTCGGCTCCGACGCCATCGAGGGCATCCTGCGCGACCCGCGGGTGGCCGCCGCCACCCTCACCGGCAGCGAGGGAGCGGGCCGCTCCGTCGCCGCGATCGCCGGTGACGAGATCAAGAAGACGGTCCTCGAACTGGGCGGCAGCGACCCCTACGTCGTCCTGCCGTCGGCCGACGTCGACGCGGCCGCCACCACCGCCGTCACCGCGCGGACGCAGAACGCGGGCCAGTCCTGCATCGCCGCCAAACGCTTCATCGTGCACACGGACGTGTACGACGCCTTCCTGGAGCGCTTCACCGCGGGCATGCGGGCGCTGACCGTCGGCGACCCCACGGACGAGAGCACCGACGTGGGCCCCCTCGCCAGCGCGCAGGGCCGCGACGACCTGGAGGAACTCGTCGACGACGCCGTGCGCCGGGGCGCCACCGCCGTCTGCGGCGGCGGGCGGCCCAAGGGCCTCGACCGGGGCTTCTACTACGAGCCGACCGTCCTGGTCGGCATCACCCCCGAGATGCGCGTCCACCGCGAGGAGACCTTCGGCCCGGTGGCCACGGTCTACCGGGTCGCGGACCTGGAGGAGGCCATCGCCGTGGCCAACGACACCCCCTTCGGCCTGAGCTCCAACGCCTGGACCACCGACCCGGCCGAACAGGAGCGCCTCGTACGCGATCTGCGGGCGGGCGGGGTCTACTTCAACGGCATGACCGCCTCGCACCCGGCCTTCCCCTTCGGCGGAGTCAAACGCTCCGGATATGGCCGTGAGCTGTCGGGCCACGGCATCAAGGAGTTCTGCAACGCCACCACCGTGTGGCACGGGGCATGA
- a CDS encoding sensor histidine kinase, whose protein sequence is MDNRYVLPWILGSVLPCYLAGLFTWWHAPSSPVARRLLLLGSWLCVSVAVRHTTTLVSLELGWYLRPEAVGVLLPLDFALQAASQLCHLVVSILIVRLLALLPDGGYRFGSERRVLNSLWGLLALPVLLPLTGLSDHTVYYIVFYYPEAFLPGVGATLLVLRCLRARAAGLPDVAALLPFAAVAAVAFLARGSTRIFRAWQGEQGVLYLVGSILGALPYVSIAVTLLYAAFRHRLFGVDIALRRSAVYGSLWLIINSWYVGMALTLGLTAGLVFPLGLSLLVAVVVTALFQPLRAQLNALLERRVFGKRLSRFELLVQFGTTLEHAYDLDRLAPQLATGLREGLDLRWVRVRLGGPGPPLATAEAGEPPPGERPLVGFPLLYGDDVLGAIEYGPKAEGHCAPEDHDIGQTLARSAALAVHNVRLAAELSAHARETQRQATELAASRARIVHAQDTERRRIERRLHDGIQQELVVLVAKLALARNRLHRGGDIDAALTEMQDDAYRVIDDLRELAHGIHPPVLTDQGLVAAVTSCARRMPIPVTVHSEEPLTGVRFALDIEESAFYLVSEALTNVLKHAGAGHVTVRLTRGDGRLQVEVADDGTGFPTDTTRGSGLTGMRDRTEAVGGELTVTSRVGAGTVIRARLPEREREEARA, encoded by the coding sequence TTGGACAACCGCTACGTTCTGCCCTGGATCCTGGGGTCCGTACTCCCGTGCTATCTCGCCGGACTCTTCACCTGGTGGCACGCCCCGTCCAGCCCCGTGGCCCGGCGCCTGCTGCTGCTCGGCAGCTGGCTGTGCGTCTCCGTGGCCGTCCGCCACACCACCACGCTGGTGAGCCTCGAACTCGGGTGGTACCTGCGCCCCGAGGCGGTCGGCGTGCTGCTGCCGCTCGACTTCGCCCTGCAGGCCGCCAGCCAGCTCTGCCACCTGGTGGTGAGCATCCTCATCGTCCGCCTGCTGGCCCTGCTGCCCGACGGCGGCTACCGCTTCGGCTCCGAACGCCGCGTCCTGAACAGCCTCTGGGGCCTGCTCGCGCTGCCGGTCCTGCTGCCCCTCACCGGCCTGTCCGACCACACCGTTTACTACATCGTCTTCTACTACCCCGAGGCCTTCCTGCCCGGCGTCGGCGCCACCCTGCTCGTGCTGCGCTGTCTGCGCGCGCGGGCCGCGGGCCTGCCCGACGTGGCCGCGCTGCTGCCCTTCGCCGCCGTGGCCGCCGTCGCCTTCCTGGCCCGCGGTTCCACCCGGATCTTCCGCGCCTGGCAGGGCGAACAGGGCGTCCTGTACCTCGTCGGCTCGATCCTCGGCGCCCTGCCCTACGTGTCGATCGCCGTGACCCTCCTCTACGCCGCCTTCCGCCACCGGCTGTTCGGGGTCGACATCGCGCTGCGCCGCTCCGCCGTCTACGGCTCCCTGTGGCTCATCATCAACAGCTGGTACGTCGGCATGGCCCTGACCCTCGGGCTCACCGCGGGCCTGGTCTTCCCGCTCGGCCTGTCCCTGCTGGTCGCCGTCGTCGTCACCGCCCTCTTCCAGCCGCTGCGCGCCCAGCTCAACGCCCTGCTGGAGCGCCGCGTCTTCGGCAAACGCCTCAGCAGGTTCGAGCTCCTCGTCCAGTTCGGCACCACCCTGGAGCACGCCTACGACCTCGACCGGCTCGCCCCGCAGCTCGCCACCGGGCTGCGCGAGGGCCTCGACCTGCGCTGGGTCCGGGTCCGGCTCGGCGGGCCCGGACCGCCCCTGGCGACCGCCGAAGCGGGCGAACCGCCGCCCGGCGAGCGGCCCCTCGTCGGCTTCCCCCTCCTGTACGGGGACGACGTCCTCGGCGCCATCGAGTACGGCCCCAAGGCCGAGGGCCACTGCGCCCCCGAGGACCACGACATCGGCCAGACCCTCGCTCGGTCCGCCGCGCTCGCCGTGCACAACGTCCGCCTGGCCGCCGAGCTCTCCGCGCACGCCCGGGAGACCCAGCGCCAGGCCACCGAACTCGCCGCGTCCCGCGCCCGCATCGTGCACGCCCAGGACACCGAGCGCCGCCGCATCGAGCGCCGCCTGCACGACGGCATCCAGCAGGAACTCGTCGTACTCGTCGCCAAACTCGCCCTCGCCCGCAACCGCCTGCACCGCGGCGGCGACATCGACGCCGCCCTCACCGAGATGCAGGACGACGCCTACCGCGTGATCGACGACCTGCGGGAGCTCGCCCACGGCATCCACCCGCCCGTCCTCACCGACCAGGGCCTGGTCGCCGCCGTGACCTCCTGCGCCCGCCGCATGCCCATCCCCGTCACCGTCCACAGCGAGGAGCCGCTGACCGGCGTGCGCTTCGCCCTCGACATCGAGGAGTCCGCCTTCTACCTCGTATCCGAAGCACTCACCAACGTCCTCAAGCACGCGGGCGCCGGACACGTCACCGTCCGTCTCACCCGCGGCGACGGCCGCCTCCAGGTCGAGGTCGCCGACGACGGCACCGGGTTCCCCACCGACACCACCCGCGGCTCCGGCCTCACCGGCATGCGCGACCGCACCGAGGCCGTGGGCGGCGAGCTCACCGTCACCAGCCGCGTCGGCGCCGGCACCGTCATCCGCGCCCGACTCCCCGAACGCGAACGGGAGGAGGCCCGTGCCTGA